From Apium graveolens cultivar Ventura chromosome 9, ASM990537v1, whole genome shotgun sequence, the proteins below share one genomic window:
- the LOC141685559 gene encoding uncharacterized protein LOC141685559 has translation MPPRRDPFHIDPAQLTEMIGQAVAQAVQQALANQGNQNGQGNQNDDGNQNGQGNQNGNGNQNQNGQGHQLEPFVWLERLAVYKLKGDAQRWWRGVKATKGEQYAEALEWQGFKEVFYEQYFSNADRETYLREFHSIMQHQDESITDYMARFIRLAGFAGTVEGTAAQQADKFKWGLKCHLRGSIISFKFDNVAEAADAAKDVEKERIDFKTSRSNSGSKRTRDDQGFAQGRQWYGGQNGQQGQWRGQNQNRGGQSFHGRNQYVGQNQNQQFQRQKQSRQWQNRQQGQSRYSVYGGNPNMIPLASCATCGGHHPYRACYRQTGTCFLCGSMSHRAKDCTVSRNPGEGGAGGSSGSGSQQNPTARVFTLTENQAAANSGTVSGTLLVGRRDAYVLFDTGSTHSVVSLSFVHHLDVAPSLLYPHMSISTPMGNSVGISDVYRECLIAVGDRNCKVNLLPMEMHDFDIILGMDWLSEHRATIDCQGKRVIFGDVDKPEFVYQGSQPKGEVKLISALKASKLLSKGCDGYLAFVKDTSKDEPRIEDYPVVKEYEDVFPDELPGLPPHRDVEFTIELVPGAEPISKAPYRMTPLELQELKEQLQELLDRGFIRPSVSPWGAPVLSREEHEEHLCTVLEILRERKLFAKFSKCEFWLEEVAFLGHVVSGRGIELDPAKVEAITNWPRPSNVTEVRSVLGLTGYYRHFVEGFSSIALPLTQLMRKGIKVEWNDDLEPNLVSRVKEAQKSDTGLEAIRSEVAGGKQTQFHVDDEGVMWLGSKLCVPADLTIREEILKEAHSSSFSIQPGSTKMKNDVIWVVVDRLTKSAHFLPIRETTPVHELAEIFQRDIVRLHGVPVSIVSDRDTRFTSRFWKGFQQAWGTRLKFSTTYHPQTDGQSERTIQTLEDMLRACALEWTDDWDKYLYLVEFAYNNSWYASIGDHVFLKVSPCKGVKRFGMKGKLSPRYVGPFDVMEKVGEVSYRVALPPQLSHVHNVFHVSVLRGYKYHPLHVVQYPLHKIREDLSCEEEAEAILAREDRVLRRNAIPFVKVLWKNHSEREATWELEESIREKYPHLFD, from the exons ATGCCTCCTAGACGTGATCCTTTTCATATTGACCCCGCTCAGCTTACTGAGATGATAGGGCAAGCAGTGGCTCAGGCTGTACAGCAGGCTTTGGCaaaccaaggaaatcagaatggacaaggaaatcagaatgaCGATGGAAACCAGAATggacaaggaaatcagaatggcaaTGGGAATCAGAATCAGAATGGTCAGGGCCATCAGCTGGAGCCATTTGTATGGTTGGAGAG GTTAGCTGTGTATAAGTTGAAGGGTGATGCTCAGAGATGGTGGAGAGGAGTGAAAGCTACTAAAGGGGAGCAGTATGCAGAGGCTTTGGAATGGCAGGGATTCAAGGAAGTATTCTATGAGCAGTACTTCTCTAATGCTGATAGGGAGACTTATTTGAGGGAGTTTCATTCTATTATGCAGCACCAGGATGAGAGCATTACTGATTATATGGCGAGGTTTATAAGGTTGGCTGGATTTGCTGGGACAGTTGAAGGGACTGCTGCGCAGCAGGCTGATAAATTTAAATGGGGGTTGAAGTGTCATCTGAGGGGttccataatttcttttaaatttgataatgtggcagAGGCGGCTGATGCAGCAAAGGATGTTGAGAAAGAGCGCATAGATTTCAAGACTTCTAGGTCTAACAGTGGTAGTAAGAGGACTAGGGATGATCAGGGTTTTGCACAGGGTAGACAGTGGTATGGAGGTCAGAATGGTCAGCAGGGACAGTGGCGCGGACAGAATCAGAATAGGGGTGGTCAGTCATTCCACGGCCGGAATCAGTATGTTGgtcagaatcagaatcagcagTTTCAACGACAGAAGCAGTCTAGGCAGTGGCAGAATCGTCAGCAGGGGCAGAGCCGTTACTCAGTATATGGGGGAAACCCCAATATGATTCCATTGGCTTCTTGTGCTACATGTGGTGGACATCATCCATATAGAGCTTGTTACAGACAGACTGGGACTTGTTTCTTGTGTGGTAGCATGTCCCATAGGGCAAAGGATTGCACAGTGTCACGCAACCCTGGTGAAGGAGGAGCTGGCGGTAGTAGTGGCAGTGGAAGTCAGCAGAATCCTACAGCCAGAGTGTTTACATTGACGGAAAATCAGGCAGCAGCTAATTCAGGTACCGTTTCAGGAACACTTCTTGTTGGTAGACGTGAtgcttatgtgttatttgatactgGTTCAACCCATTCTGTTGTGTCTTTATCGTTTGTTCATCATCTTGACGTTGCACCTTCATTATTATATCCTCATATGTCTATTTCTACCCCGATGGGGAATTCTGTTGGTATTTCTGATGTGTATCGAGAGTGTTTGATAGCTGTTGGAGATAGAAATTGTAAGGTTAACTTGCTTCCGATGGAGATGCATGACTTTGACATTATTTTGGGCATGGATTGGTTGAGTGAACATCGTGCCACAATTGATTGTCAAGGAAAAAGGGTGATCTTTGGGGATGTAGATAAACCAGAATTTGTATACCAAGGGTCTCAGCCGAAAGGGGAGGTTAAATTAATTTCCGCTCTAAAGGCGAGCAAACTTTTATCTAAGGGTTGTGATGGCTACCTTGCTTTCGTGAAGGATACATCGAAGGATGAACCTCGCATCGAGGATTATCCAGTTGTGAAGGAGTATGAAGATGTGTTCCCCGATGAGCTACCAGGTTTGCCACCACATAGAGATGTGGAGTTTACTATTGAACTTGTTCCAGGTGCCGAGCCTATTTCTAAGGCGCCTTACCGTATGACACCACTTGAGTTACAAGAATTGAAGGAGCAGCTACAAGAGTTGTTGGATAGGGGATTTATTAGGCCAAGTGTGTCTCCTTGGGGCGCTCCTGTgct gagcAGAGAGGAGCATGAGGAGCATTTATGTACTGTACTTGAAATTTTAAGGGAGAGGAAGTTGTTTgcgaaattttccaagtgtgaattctggttggaggaagtggcattctTGGGGCATGTTGTATCTGGTAGGGGCATTGAGTTGGATCCTGCGAAAGTCGAGGCTATTACTAATTGGCCCAGACCTAGCAATGTGACAGAGGTAAGGAGTGTCTTGGGTTTGACAGGCTACTATAGGCATTTTGTGGAAGGTTTCTCTTCTATAGCTTTACCATTGACTCAGCTAATGAGGAAGGGAATTAAGGTCGAGTGGAATGATGATC tggaaccAAATCTTGTTTCAAGGGTTAAGGAAGCTCAGAAGAGTGATACAGGTTTGGAAGCTATTAGATCCGAGGTGGCAGGTGGAAAGCAAACACAATTTCATGTCGATGATGAGGGTGTGATGTGGTTGGGTAGTAAATTATGCGTGCCCGCAGACCTGACGATTCgtgaggaaattttgaaggaggctcatagttcttcattttCTATTCAACCAGGTTCCACCAAGAT GAAGAATGATGTCATATGGGTAGTTGTTGATAGACTTACTAAGTCCGCTCACTTCTTACCTATTAGAGAGACTACTCCTGTTCATGAGTTGGCAGAGATTTTTCAGCGAGATATTGTTAGACTTCATGGTGTGCCTGTGTCAATAGTTTCTGACAGGGATACGAGATTTACATCGCGTTTTTGGAAGGGGTTCCAGCAAGCTTGGGGTACGAGGCTTAAGTTTAGTACAacttatcatccgcagaccgatggacagtcagagaggacgattcagacatTGGAAGATATGTTGAGGGCTTGCGCGTTAGAGTGGACAGATGATTGGGACAAGTACCTGTATCTGGTTGAGTTTGCGTACAATAATAGTTGGTacgcgagtattg gtgatcatgtgttcttgAAGGTATCTCCTTGTAAGGGTGTTAAGCGTTTTGGTATGAAGGGAAAACttagtccgagatatgttggaccttttgatgtTATGGAGAAAGTGGGGGAAGTGTCTTATAGAGTTGCGTTGCCGCCACAACTATCTCATGtacataatgtatttcatgtgtcaGTTTTGAGGGGCTACAAATATCATCCATTACACGTGGTTCAATATCCATTACATAAGATTAGAGAGGATCTTTCTTGTGAAGAAGAGGCtgaggctatcttagctcgagaggATCGAGTTTTGAGGAGGAATGCCATTCCATTTgtgaaagttttgtggaaaaatcattctGAGAGAGAGGCAACTTGGGAGTTAGAGGAGTCTATTCGTGAGAAAtatccgcatttattcgattaa